The Salvia miltiorrhiza cultivar Shanhuang (shh) chromosome 1, IMPLAD_Smil_shh, whole genome shotgun sequence genome has a window encoding:
- the LOC131016835 gene encoding serine/threonine-protein kinase BRI1-like 2, producing MEQGCIVREITAATSRNAYPCTFHCVTCNDQRRVTALDLAISNLVGQIFSSPFSSLDILISLNLSAKSFVVNANSSLLQIPYTVKELELSFSGIIGHIPEKMFTNCPNLEYVNLAFNNITGFLPENLLLHIDKLKYLDFSYNNISGMISDLKIERCSSLSHLDWSGNQIAGSLPPSSEADYAAEFCLRRNPLRFRRAEKPANPRPHPQPPHRLDPIGARQHVCLPLSTSSS from the exons ATGGAGCAAGGTTGCATCGTCCGTGAGATCACGGCGGCGACGTCC CGCAACGCATACCCATGCACGTTTCACTGCGTCACCTGCAACGATCAACGCCGCGTCACTGCCCTCGATCTTGCCATATCCAACCTCGTCGGACAAATCTTCTCTTCCCCATTTTCCTCACTAGACATACTCATCTCCCTCAACCTCTCCGCCAAATCCTTCGTCGTCAATGCCAACTCTTCTCTCTTACAAATCCCTTACACCGTTAAGGAGCTCGAGCTCTCCTTCTCCGGTATCATCGGCCACATACCAGAGAAGATGTTCACCAACTGTCCCAACCTTGAGTACGTCAATCTAGCCTTCAACAACATCACCGGATTCCTGCCGGAGAATCTCTTACTTCACATCGACAAGCTTAAATATCTCGATTTCTCCTATAACAACATCTCGGGCATGATATCCGACTTGAAGATCGAGAGGTGCAGCTCTTTGTCTCATCTCGATTGGTCGGGAAATCAGATTGCGGGATCACTACCGCCGTCTAGTGAAGCTGATTATGCGGCAGAATTTTGTCTCCGACGAAATCCCCTCCGCTTTCGGCGCGCTGAAAAGCCTGCAAACCCTAGACCTCACCCACAACCACCTCATCGGCTGGATCCCATCGGAGCTCGGCAACATGTGTGCCTCCCCTTATCGACCTCAAGCTCTTGA
- the LOC131016904 gene encoding uncharacterized protein LOC131016904 — translation MDPDEIQRLVDQLQLTEEADDSTVALPAMLTANLKDNLKLCLAGKVFAGKQVSRDQLLQYLPSILMAQQRIEVEIVGANLFVVQFTSLLDKKHALHGGPWHLFQDLIAFAEIEGFQNPTDVKFEFFTGWIQCHNLPMACMHPDVVRRIGEQIGTVEDIDMGVGGMCRGRFARVRVRWSLSRPLQRCVRILPDGEMQGVIVILLYEKLPNFCYRCGRIGHLFHLCETPGNDKEDFKYGAWLMAPKPIEIRKKQSWAKENTGAKPYSRSEWGESNDTSETSSKSLSCVPKGNEREEGVTITGNMKELALTTPNPKAIQQGPTQEIEKGEVAKKGIEGEGGKVVQLGSGKSVKEGGGSKWKRRAREPVLQSGKKEVLSKGEVVWGRGGRGGRGGRGVGERTREFGGKKRGGVPEGQGDGEGQKEKWELR, via the coding sequence ATGGATCCAGATGAGATCCAAAGGCTGGTGGATCAACTACAACTTACGGAGGAGGCGGACGATTCCACCGTTGCGCTTCCGGCAATGCTTACAGCAAATCTAAAGGATAATCTCAAACTTTGCCTTGCGGGTAAAGTTTTTGCGGGGAAACAAGTGAGCCGTGATCAATTACTTCAATATCTTCCTAGCATATTAATGGCACAACAACGTATTGAAGTGGAGATTGTAGGGGCGAATTTATTTGTTGTCCAGTTTACGTCATTGCTTGATAAAAAACATGCGTTGCATGGGGGCCCATGGCACCTTTTCCAAGATCTGATTGCTTTTGCTGAGATTGAGGGTTTCCAGAACCCCACTGATGTGAAGTTCGAGTTTTTTACGGGGTGGATCCAGTGCCATAATCTACCGATGGCTTGCATGCATCCAGATGTAGTGCGGAGGATAGGGGAACAGATTGGGACGGTGGAAGATATTGATATGGGAGTTGGAGGTATGTGTAGGGGAAGATTCGCAAGGGTGAGGGTTCGGTGGTCTCTTTCACGACCTCTACAAAGATGTGTCCGTATTCTGCCGGATGGAGAGATGCAAGGGGTCATTGTTATTCTTCTGTATGAAAAGCTTCCGAACTTTTGCTATCGTTGCGGAAGAATAGGACATCTATTTCACCTTTGTGAGACTCCTGGAAATGATAAAGAAGATTTTAAGTATGGAGCGTGGCTCATGGCTCCCAAACCCATTGAGATCCGGAAAAAGCAATCTTGGGCCAAGGAGAATACCGGAGCTAAACCTTATTCAAGATCTGAGTGGGGAGAAAGCAATGATACTAGTGAGACGTCTAGCAAGAGCCTTTCGTGTGTACCTAAAGGTAATGAAAGGGAGGAGGGGGTGACGATAACTGGAAACATGAAGGAACTAGCCTTGACCACACCTAACCCTAAAGCTATACAACAAGGCCCCACACAGGAGATAGAAAAGGGAGAAGTGGCGAAAAAAGGTATTGAGGGAGAGGGAGGTAAGGTGGTGCAACTGGGGTCTGGGAAGAGTGTCAAGGAAGGAGGGGGCTCGAAATGGAAAAGGAGAGCGAGAGAGCCTGTCTTGCAAAGTGGGAAGAAGGAAGTTCTTTCGAAGGGAGAGGTGGTGTGGGGAAGAGGGGGTAGAGGAGGTAGAGGTGGACGAGGAGTGGGAGAAAGGACGAGGGAGTTCGGAGGGAAGAAGAGGGGAGGGGTACCGGAGGGACAAGGGGACGGGGAGGGGCAAAAAGAGAAGTGGGAGCTCCGCTAA